A single region of the Fimbriimonadaceae bacterium genome encodes:
- a CDS encoding DUF4255 domain-containing protein: MSNHLAFATVTFVLQRLLDRAVRADVNGASASAVRPDGTDGNLPGTGVNVYLYQAVPTGDLGNFDAPTRDAGGNLIQRPVGVFDLVYLLTFYGQEANLEPQRVQASALRYITSEPRILKQAIRSQLQTLPGGHFLANTNLADQPTIVHLKLLKTSFEDFSHIWATFSQINYSLTSLVKAEVVMLDMESAGRESLPVRNRGVYGVAFGALGIDSVTPNLVPFAANGTILLNGRGFSGANVRFQIGDADASVVPNTLTGSAVRLRLPAGIRAGVTTVRAVDSGDLGAGHVASESNVVPIMILPVIQTTVYNFDNTPARDHTITVTALPQIGIDQKATLLLNRTDAPPPNTPAAYSMDARPRTNANNPLIFPARDVADGTYLVRLRVDGAVSELALDPNAPEPKPFTGPTLTIP; encoded by the coding sequence ATGAGCAACCACCTCGCCTTCGCCACCGTGACGTTTGTGCTCCAGCGGCTGCTGGACCGCGCTGTCCGGGCCGACGTCAACGGCGCATCGGCGAGCGCGGTTCGGCCCGACGGAACCGACGGCAACCTGCCGGGAACGGGGGTCAACGTCTATCTTTATCAGGCGGTGCCCACGGGCGATCTGGGGAACTTCGACGCCCCGACCCGCGACGCAGGGGGAAATCTGATTCAGCGTCCGGTCGGGGTGTTCGATCTCGTCTATCTGCTCACCTTTTATGGGCAAGAGGCGAACCTCGAGCCTCAACGTGTGCAGGCTTCGGCGCTACGCTACATCACCAGCGAGCCTCGCATTCTCAAGCAGGCTATCCGATCCCAGCTCCAAACCCTCCCGGGCGGGCACTTCCTGGCGAACACAAACCTTGCCGATCAGCCGACCATCGTTCATCTCAAGCTGCTGAAGACCTCTTTTGAAGACTTCTCCCACATCTGGGCGACCTTCTCGCAGATCAACTATTCGTTGACCTCCTTGGTGAAGGCCGAAGTTGTGATGCTGGACATGGAGAGCGCGGGTCGGGAGAGCCTGCCTGTGCGGAATCGCGGCGTCTACGGCGTGGCGTTTGGGGCGCTGGGGATCGACTCGGTCACGCCGAACCTCGTGCCGTTCGCCGCAAACGGAACGATCTTGCTGAACGGGCGCGGCTTCTCCGGCGCGAACGTGCGATTCCAGATTGGGGATGCCGACGCGAGCGTCGTCCCGAACACGCTCACCGGATCGGCGGTTCGCCTGCGGCTGCCCGCCGGGATTCGGGCGGGGGTCACGACGGTCCGGGCGGTGGATTCGGGCGATCTTGGGGCGGGCCATGTCGCCAGCGAGTCGAACGTCGTGCCGATCATGATCCTGCCCGTCATCCAGACCACCGTTTACAACTTCGACAACACTCCGGCAAGGGACCACACGATCACGGTCACCGCTCTGCCGCAGATCGGGATCGACCAGAAGGCGACGCTTCTGCTGAACCGAACCGATGCGCCGCCCCCGAATACACCCGCCGCCTACAGCATGGACGCAAGACCGCGCACCAACGCCAACAACCCGCTGATCTTCCCGGCTCGCGACGTCGCCGACGGCACCTACCTGGTTCGCCTGCGCGTGGATGGCGCGGTCAGCGAACTAGCTCTCGACCCCAACGCACCCGAACCTAAACCGTTTACCGGCCCGACCCTGACAATCCCATGA